The DNA sequence GGATGCTCGAAACGATGAGTACGAAGGGCTTGACGGACGGGAAGATCGTTACTTCATGCCCCTACAACTAGGCTGAACTATGTTCAGAGTTCTGTTTCATGAGCCGACAACCGCCTTCTGCTGAACACGCCACGACTCCTTATCGCTCCGGGCGATTCTGAACTACTGGATGGCTAGCGTCATGAAGATGCTGTGCGGATCTTCGACATAATTACCGAAGGGGCCACACGCAACAAACCCGTGTTTACGGTAGAACTCCCGCGCGGGGGCGAAGAAGCCCATACTCCCGGTCTCCAACGAAATCCTATACACACCACGATGTTTCGCGTCATCGAGGGCATGTGCGAGGAGCATCGAGGCGACACCCAAACCTCGGTGCCGCGGATCAGTGCGCATGCTCTTGAGTTCTTCATGACATGCCGAGATCCGCACCAGTGCAACAGTTCCGACGAGATTTTGTCCGTCGGAAGCGACCCACATTCTGATTCCGGGTTTCTGGAGACCTACAGCGTCTAGGGCATGCCGACTCCCCGGAGGCGCTGTCGGCGCCATATCGTCGAGGTGAGCCTGCAAGAACGCCAGTAGCGTGGCGTTCTTGAAATCTGCCGCAGTGACTAAAAACGCCACAACCTGCTCTCCATCACTTCCGCCGATGAGACTTCATCGCCTCTAAACCATAATGGTTGGGTGTTCCGCATCCTCTTCCATGAGCCCCGTATCGCCCCGAATACCGGCAATGCGATCCGGATGGTGGCGGGCACCGGATGCGAGCTGCATCTGGTGCAGCCGCTGTTCGATCTGTCGGAGGCCAAGGTGCGGCGGGCCGGCCTGGACTATCACGACATGGCGTCGGTGACGGTCCACGAGAGTCTTTCCGCCGCTTGGAAATCACTGCAGCCGCAACGGGTGTACGCCTTCACCGCCCACGCGAGTGTCACGTATACCGATATCGCCTATCAGGCGGGCGATGTGCTGCTGTTCGGCCCCGAACCCACCGGACTGGATCCCGAGGTACTGGCCGATCCACACATCACTGAGAAAGTACGCATCCCGCTGCTCCCCGGCCGCAGATCGCTCAACCTGTCCAATGCCGCGGCCATCGCCGCATACGAGGCCTGGCGCCAACACGGGTTCGAGGGCAGCGTCTAACGAAAATCCCGCGAGGTGGACCTGACACGCAGGTCCAGCGGTCGCAGCTGATCGGCCACCACGGTGATGGCGCCGCTGGCATTTTGCACCTGGCCACGAATGATCAACGCCTGGGCGGTCACCGCCAGCTTGCGGTACCTCGCCCACAGGCCCACCGAGCACACCACGTTCACCATGCCCGTCTCGTCCTCAAGATTG is a window from the Mycobacteroides salmoniphilum genome containing:
- a CDS encoding GNAT family N-acetyltransferase; the encoded protein is MAFLVTAADFKNATLLAFLQAHLDDMAPTAPPGSRHALDAVGLQKPGIRMWVASDGQNLVGTVALVRISACHEELKSMRTDPRHRGLGVASMLLAHALDDAKHRGVYRISLETGSMGFFAPAREFYRKHGFVACGPFGNYVEDPHSIFMTLAIQ
- a CDS encoding tRNA (cytidine(34)-2'-O)-methyltransferase, with product MFRILFHEPRIAPNTGNAIRMVAGTGCELHLVQPLFDLSEAKVRRAGLDYHDMASVTVHESLSAAWKSLQPQRVYAFTAHASVTYTDIAYQAGDVLLFGPEPTGLDPEVLADPHITEKVRIPLLPGRRSLNLSNAAAIAAYEAWRQHGFEGSV